One segment of bacterium DNA contains the following:
- a CDS encoding DUF86 domain-containing protein — protein sequence MKKDNLVYLRHILDAIHRIEEYIGDVKYKNFVNNKLIQAGIIREIEIIGEATKRLMPRFKEKYPDIPWKKMAGMRDKLIHNYFGVDIDAVWDTVKKDIPALKNRLKGLIEKEEKK from the coding sequence ATGAAGAAAGATAACCTTGTATACTTAAGACATATTTTGGATGCCATACACCGGATTGAAGAATATATTGGAGATGTGAAATACAAGAATTTTGTGAATAACAAGCTGATCCAAGCCGGCATTATAAGAGAGATTGAAATAATAGGAGAGGCTACTAAAAGGTTAATGCCAAGATTCAAAGAAAAATATCCTGATATACCTTGGAAGAAAATGGCAGGGATGAGAGACAAGTTGATACATAATTATTTTGGTGTAGACATAGATGCGGTCTGGGATACAGTTAAAAAGGATATTCCTGCATTGAAAAACAGGTTGAAAGGTCTTATTGAAAAAGAAGAGAAAAAATGA
- a CDS encoding nucleotidyltransferase family protein, translating into MNREEIFKKIAQLLKKQGAKKVAVFGSYVRGEEKPVSDIDVIVEFAERKSLLDIVGIEQELAEALNIKIDLLTEKSISPYLIDRIKKEMIVIYG; encoded by the coding sequence TAGAGAAGAGATTTTTAAAAAGATTGCTCAGCTACTTAAAAAACAGGGGGCTAAAAAGGTAGCTGTTTTTGGTTCTTATGTTAGAGGGGAAGAAAAGCCAGTGAGTGATATAGATGTTATTGTAGAATTTGCAGAAAGAAAAAGCCTTCTTGATATTGTGGGGATAGAACAAGAATTAGCTGAAGCATTAAATATAAAGATAGATTTGCTAACTGAGAAATCCATAAGTCCATATCTAATCGACAGAATTAAAAAAGAAATGATAGTGATTTACGGATGA